A stretch of the Clavibacter sp. B3I6 genome encodes the following:
- a CDS encoding YafY family protein, whose protein sequence is MTGSTSRMLSLLSLLQTPRDWPGQVLAARLDVSPRTVRRDVDRLRELGYRISSMKGPDGGYRLAAGSELPPLLFDDEQAVAIAVALQSAPAGGVDVDEAAARALATVRQVMPSRLRHRIDGIRFTGTEAATRVDPAVLETASAAVRDHLVLRFDQAGRDGAPRRLEPHAIVARHSRWYLIGWDLDRDAWRTFRLDRIAPRTPTGPRFAPRTLPAPDARTFLAARSKGSADEDRWPCTGQVLIGLPARDVAPWIGDGELEEVSASSTRVTIGSWSWTGILAAVARFDAPFEVVGPEPLREAARTLSGRFRDAARPVDDVPEDDDRPEDDDRG, encoded by the coding sequence ATGACCGGGAGCACGTCGCGCATGCTGTCCCTCCTGTCGCTGCTGCAGACGCCGCGCGACTGGCCGGGGCAGGTGCTCGCCGCGCGCCTCGACGTGAGCCCGCGCACCGTCCGGCGGGACGTGGACCGGCTGCGGGAGCTGGGGTACCGGATCAGCTCCATGAAGGGCCCCGACGGCGGGTACCGGCTGGCCGCGGGATCCGAGCTGCCGCCGCTGCTGTTCGACGACGAGCAGGCGGTGGCCATCGCGGTCGCGCTGCAGAGCGCGCCGGCCGGCGGCGTGGACGTCGACGAGGCCGCCGCCCGGGCGCTCGCGACCGTGCGGCAGGTGATGCCGTCGCGGCTCCGGCACCGCATCGACGGGATCCGCTTCACGGGCACGGAGGCCGCGACCCGGGTGGATCCGGCGGTCCTCGAGACGGCGAGCGCCGCGGTGCGCGACCACCTGGTGCTCCGCTTCGACCAGGCCGGGCGGGACGGGGCGCCGCGCCGGCTGGAGCCGCACGCGATCGTCGCGCGCCACAGCCGCTGGTACCTGATCGGGTGGGACCTCGACCGGGACGCCTGGCGGACGTTCCGCCTCGACCGGATCGCCCCGCGGACCCCGACCGGACCGCGCTTCGCACCCCGCACCCTGCCCGCGCCGGATGCCCGGACGTTCCTGGCCGCGCGATCCAAGGGGTCGGCGGACGAGGACCGCTGGCCGTGCACCGGGCAGGTGCTCATCGGGCTCCCCGCGCGCGACGTCGCCCCGTGGATCGGCGACGGCGAGCTGGAGGAGGTGAGCGCCTCGTCGACGCGCGTCACGATCGGCTCCTGGTCGTGGACGGGGATCCTCGCGGCCGTCGCCCGCTTCGACGCCCCGTTCGAGGTCGTCGGCCCGGAGCCGCTCCGCGAGGCCGCCCGCACGCTCTCGGGCCGGTTCCGGGATGCCGCCCGGCCGGTCGACGACGTACCGGAGGACGACGACCGGCCGGAGGACGACGACCGCGGATGA